The Bacteroidales bacterium sequence CTTGTTAATTCTAATAAGTTTTTCAGGAAAAGATTCTATAGAACTCAACATCATTGCTGCAACATTATATAAATTATAATCTACAAAAGTAAGAATCATTGAAATATAAAAAGCATCTTTTATGAAGTTTTTATAAACAGTTCTTGAAATTTCTTTAAATAAAATTTCTTTATCATTTGACTATAACTATATTAAATATCTGTGATTATTTTAGTAAAACTATTTCAGGACGACGTACTTTCTCACAAATTGCTTATTCTTATTATGTACAACAAGCATATATATTCCATTTGTCAGATTTTGTACAGAATACTTGTAGCGATAAATATTATCCGAAACATTGATATTCTCCGAATGAAGTTTTTTGCCGTTATTATCATAAATCTCAATCTTGACTTCACTTTCTAAGTTTATCAATTCTATCGTCAATTCATTACTTACCGGATTCGGATATAATTTGACTTCTGAATTATCTTCATATTCATCAATACCATAATAACTTGTAATAATAATCTCTCGCCCATCACTTTCACATCCGTTGAGAAAAGCTTTGACTTTTAATACCGCTTCTCCGGTATTTAAAACATAAACCGTACATCTCGGAGAATTATTTTGAACTATATACCAACCATCGCTGATGATAGTCCATTCATAAGTGTAATTTTGATTGTTCGGAGAAACCTCATATTCACAAATTTTTGCCCCGTTGCCCTCTTTTATTATTATTTCATTGGCGCCGTTAATGTAATTAATTTCCGGAATCGGTTTTATGATAATATTCTTTGTTACAATACTATCACATCCATAAAAGCTTTGAAAAATTTCCGTTTGTTCGCCGCTTTCGGTATAAATTTTATCTGCCCAATAATAGGCACCACAACTTTCAACATTGTCAAAATAATGCATATATTTCTTATGAATTGTGATTGTGTTCGTTACAACACTATCACAACCTGTTAGTTGACTCTCAAAAGTTTGTTGATAAACACCGCTGGTGTAATATGTCTGACCACCCCAAGTATAACTGTAACAGGCTTCAGCAATTGTATCTTTGTAATGTTTATCCAAAATTGTTAATACTAAATGTACGATACTATCGCAATTATTTGTTGCAACTAACGTCTTTGTATAAACACCGCTTTGGATGTAAAGATCGCCTTCCCAATAATACTCATTGCAAACTTCCTGCAGGTCATCAACTTCATATTCTTCTACTATTGTTACATTATGAATCTCAGTACTGTCGCAATTGCTTTGTGTAATGAAAGTTTCTTGGTAGGTACCACTCTCAGTATAAATATTGCCGTTCCATTCATAAAATCCGCAATTTATTATCTCTCTCATAATGCTGTATCCCGGATTAACCTGCAATTCCAACCGTATAATGCTGTCACAAAAATATTGATTTACATAAACCTGGTCTTCTGTTATTAGTCCTACTAAATTTTCAGTATCAATGTAAAAACCATGATTATCGTATATCTCGCCTTGGCATATTTTATCTTGAATAATTACTAATTCTCGCGGATTTATTTGCAAAAACAATTCAACAATACTGTCACAGAGATAGGCACTTACAAACTGCTGACTCTCAGTATATGTTTGCCCGCCCAAACCTTCCGTACTTACTTCAAATCCATTTTCATTGTATATCTCACCTTCGCAGACTATAGCTTCTATCGGAGTATAAACATAATCGGAGATTGTTAAATTCAATATTAAAATACTGTCGCAATCGTATTCTTGAGTATAGTAATGTCTTTCGTAAATTCCACTCTGATTATAAGTTTGTCCTTGCCAGAAGTATGGAACACAAGTTTGAACTGTTTCGTGTAAGTAATATTCCGGATAAATCGTAAGATTTTTCCTTACAACGCTATCGCACCCATGTTGATTCGAAAGTATTTGTTCATATAATCCGGTTTCTGTATAAATTATACCGTTCCATTCATACTCCCCACAAAATGTTACATTTTCTACCGTATAAATTATCTCAGGGGGATAAATCGTGATTGTCTTTATTACAATACTGTCACAATCATGCTCGTTTTTAAAACTTTGAGAGTACACACCATTCTCTGTGTAAATTATACCGTTCCAATCATACTGACCGCAACCGAAATCATCTTCATAGTAGAATTCTATTTCCGGATAAATCGTTAACTCGATTGTTATTATGCTGTCACAATTATTCTGCGCTATAAATGTCCTTGTGTAAATACCGTTCTGAGTGTATAAAATACCATATATTTCAATGGCGCCACAACTTTCGTAAATTTCGGTATGTTCGTAGGCAGGAAGTATTGCAAAATTTAATGTTACTGTGCTGTCACAGCCGAATCTATTTGTGAAGGTTTGAATGTAAATACCGCTTTCCTCTAAAAGTTGATTACCCCACTGATAATTGCCGCAATGAGTATAGCTCGCTGTGTTTGTTTCAGGATGTGTAATAGTAAGGTTTAAAGTTGTAATACTATCGCAACCGTAAGATTGGGTGGAGGAAACGTGTTCAAAAGTATAAGTGCCGATTAGTTCTTCCGTGTTGATTGAAAATCCATGTTTGTTATACTCAAAACCTTGACAAATACTGTCGTTGATATGTGTGTCATAACTGTTGTGAATGGTAATATTCATCACAACAATACTGTCACAACCATTATATTTTTCGTAAGTTTTAAAATATTCACCACTTTGAGTATAAATATCTCCATCCCAATAATATTCATCACAAGATTGACCGCTCTCGTAACTATATTCGGGAGTACCGTTCATACTTAGTGTTAATGTAACGATACTATCACAACCCGTAAGTTTACTTGTTAGATTTTGAGTATAAACTCCACCTTCGGTATATCCAACATTATTCCAATTGTAAACATAACAACCTACATCAGTGATTTCAACACTGTCTATAGGAGTTACATATATATCCAAACTAACAATACTGTCACAACCGTAAATATCGGTGAAAACTTTGGTGTAGTTATCACTAATTGTGTAAGTCTGTCCAGCCCAAACTACTTCCCCACAACCATAAAGTGCGCCCATATGATATTCAGTACTCCTTAAATCCAAGTTTAATTCCCTGATGCTATCACAACCGTAAATATCCTGATAAATCTTCCTGTAGATACCGCTTTGGATGTAAAGTTCGCCTTCCCAATAATATTGATAGCAATCTATAACATTTTGTCTGTAGACTTCACCCGGATTTATAAATAAATTCAAGACCGCAATACTGTCACAACCGTATTGAGTTTTGAACTCTTTGATATATAATCCGCTTTGAGTATAAATTTCGCCGTTCCATTCATAATTGCCGCATATGTGAACTTGTTCAAATGTATCATGAACCGGGTTAACCGTTAAATGTAAAGTCACAATACTGTCACAGCCGTTTTGTGCTTTAAATGTTTGCCTGTAAGTACCGCTTTCGGTATATCTTTGATAATTCCATGTGTAGCTGCCGCAGACTTCTTCCCAGAACTGTTCGGCTTTCATCGGATTGATATGTAAGTCCAGCGACACAATACTGTCGCAGCCGTATTCATCCTGTAAAATTTGAGTATAAATCCCACTATTGTTGTACACATTGCCATTCCAAACATAGGACACACATGCAGTATCATATAAGAAATGGATTTCGTTATTCCTGATTGTCAGATGAAGCATTACCAGACTATCGCAACCGTGTTGGTCTGTTAACATTTTCGGATAAATACCGGTTTTAGTGTAGGTTTGGCCGTACCACTCATAGCTTTCACAAGCAACTTTGCCAATATTATATATTTGAGGTTGGTAAATAGTAAGTGTTAAAATGACAACACTGTCACAACCATTTTGGGTATTAAATGTTTGCTGATATATACCACTTTGGGTATATTCTCTTTCGTTCCAGATATATTTCCCACAAGCCTCATCAAATATGTTCTCAAATATATTATTGTTAATTATCAAGTCTAATGTTACAATACTGTCGCAACCATTTATATCTTTAAAACTTTGTTGGTAAATTCCGCTTTGGGTATAAACTTGATTGTTCCAAATGTAGGTACCACAACTTTCATCTTCGATATCAATTTCCTGTTTACTTAAAAGTGTCAATGTCAGATAAACCAAGCTGTCACAGCCATGTGAATCGATAAATGTTTGGTGATATAAATTCGTACCTAAAGATGTGTATGTTTGTCCCGCCCATGTATAGCTTTCGCAGGTGGAAACTTCATCATAAAAAATTTCCGTATTACGGATACTGATATCCATGTAAACAGTGCTGTCGCAATTGTGGATATCCGTATATGACTTAGAATATATTCCGCTTGATGTATAGATTGTTCCGTCCCAATCGTAACTATTGCAACCAATACCTTCCAAGTAAGTGTCTGTATCATTATGAATTGTCAAATACATTGTTACAGTACTGTCGCAATTGTCGGCAGTTTTTAAAATCTGAACATATTGCCCACTGCGGTCATATTCTATGCCATTCCATAAATAGTTGTCGCAAGACTCTTGAGTAAAGCTATCTGTTGCTGTGTTATACATTGTAAGATCTAATGTTACTATGCTGTCGCAACCGTTGATATCTTCAAACACTTGTTGGTAAATGCCACTTTTAGTATAATTATTTGTTCCCCAAAAATATCTGTCGCAGCCGTAATCGCTTATTATTATACTTTGTGGTTGATGAACGGTTAAATTCATTGTAACAATGCTGTCACAGCCTTTTTCATCAATAAAACCTTGTGAATAGATGCCGCTTACGGGATAAATTTGCCCGTTCCAATTGTATTCTCCGCAGGATGTTTGTTCAATTTCTCCGGAATAGGAATCGTAGAGAATAAGGCGTAAATATTCTATGCTATCGCAGCCGTATGTAGTCTGAAAAACTTTTGAATAAACTCCCGACTGAGTATAAGTATCGCCGTACCATATATAATTTTCGCAGGTTTCAACATCTATACTGTTGATCGGCTGAGGATGGATTGTCAAATCCAAGTTGACAACACTATCACAACCATATTGAGTTTTTAGGTTTTTAGTATAGAGGCCGCTCTCGGTTAAGTAAGTACCTCCCCAATAATATCTCCCGCAAGCTTGTTCCTGAAAAGTTTGAGAAGAACTTTTATGTATGGTCAGATTTAAAGTTAACACACTATCACAACCGTTAGTTGTTTGCAAAGTGTGTTCATATGCACCAGATTCCGTATAAGTTTGTCCGTACCAAGTATAGCTGTCGCAAACTTGACGTGTAATGCCGGTGGTTGTAGAATAATGTAAAAATAAATCTAAAGTAATAATGCTATCGCAACCTTGATTCATCGGCACTAAATGAGTATATCGTCCGGGAGAAGTTAAGGTTTGACCATAAAAATCATAGCTGTCGCAAGCACGGGTGTTGATATAACGGGCGGGAGCATCTAATACGGTAATTGAGACTGTTACAATACTATCACAATTATATTGATTACTACCGGAATATATTACTAAAGTATCATTTTCAGGATAAAAAGAGAAACCATACTTATTATATAATTCGCCTTTACATACGGTATCTTCAACATATAAAGCAAGTCCTTCGGTAATCTCAAAATTTGCACTCAAATAAGTAGTATCAATAACAAGGTACGGACTTAATGTTCGTACCATCATATCTACTGTATAATTTCCGCTTTGAGTGTAAGTATGATAAATAGTATCCCCTACATATGATGTACCGTCTCCCATATTCCAGCAAACATCAACATATTCATCCAACAAGACTTCTGCTCTAAATTCTATCGGTGTATTTATACAATAAGACTGTGTTGAGGAAATCTCGTAACTCAACACATCATCAATATACATAACGAAAATTTTACCTCCGAAAGAGCAAATAAACCCATAATTACTATATCTTGACAAAATATTTCCCACAATTCCACCTTGACTGGTAATCCTATGAACCTCATTGTTTGATAAAATTGTATAACCATAAGAGTATTTGGAATCTAAATACAGAAAGTTCGTATTACTAACATTTATTCCATTTACTTTTATGCTTGGGATATCCTCAGTAAGTGCAATAAAAGTAAAATAAAACAAATAATTGGATCTATGATCCGGGCTGGTGATAATAAAATCAGTGTGTGCTTGATCCAACGGCGCCGTCTTAGTTATAGAAGACGAAGTTGTAAAAGTAGTATGAAGTGTTATAGGTTTATCTGCATGAAATTCCATTGCTTCAGGCCAAAAGAAACCACTTTCGGATTCTCCTTTATTTAAATTGTAAGAATACCCATTAGCATAGGTAATATATGTATTATCATAAAACCTATAGCGGTAAGATAATACTCAGTGCTACTGTTATTAACCATTATAGCTGATGCCTGCTTCCCGCAGTACTTGATAGGTATAGCCTGGTCATAAGTGTGAGAGGCAAGCAAATTATAATTTGGATTATTTAGTCTTTCCTTTTCATAGGTTGCAGAGTTACCCTGAAACACCGCAACTTGACCTCCTTGAACAACTTCTACCCAGGAACCGGATAAACCAATTGTGTATTCAGGGAACTGACTTGAACTAGGAGGATGTTCGGCGCCAATCATATATACTTGACCTCGATTCAAAGTAACCTCAA is a genomic window containing:
- a CDS encoding T9SS type A sorting domain-containing protein, which gives rise to MEFHADKPITLHTTFTTSSSITKTAPLDQAHTDFIITSPDHRSNYLFYFTFIALTEDIPSIKVNGINVSNTNFLYLDSKYSYGYTILSNNEVHRITSQGGIVGNILSRYSNYGFICSFGGKIFVMYIDDVLSYEISSTQSYCINTPIEFRAEVLLDEYVDVCWNMGDGTSYVGDTIYHTYTQSGNYTVDMMVRTLSPYLVIDTTYLSANFEITEGLALYVEDTVCKGELYNKYGFSFYPENDTLVIYSGSNQYNCDSIVTVSITVLDAPARYINTRACDSYDFYGQTLTSPGRYTHLVPMNQGCDSIITLDLFLHYSTTTGITRQVCDSYTWYGQTYTESGAYEHTLQTTNGCDSVLTLNLTIHKSSSQTFQEQACGRYYWGGTYLTESGLYTKNLKTQYGCDSVVNLDLTIHPQPINSIDVETCENYIWYGDTYTQSGVYSKVFQTTYGCDSIEYLRLILYDSYSGEIEQTSCGEYNWNGQIYPVSGIYSQGFIDEKGCDSIVTMNLTVHQPQSIIISDYGCDRYFWGTNNYTKSGIYQQVFEDINGCDSIVTLDLTMYNTATDSFTQESCDNYLWNGIEYDRSGQYVQILKTADNCDSTVTMYLTIHNDTDTYLEGIGCNSYDWDGTIYTSSGIYSKSYTDIHNCDSTVYMDISIRNTEIFYDEVSTCESYTWAGQTYTSLGTNLYHQTFIDSHGCDSLVYLTLTLLSKQEIDIEDESCGTYIWNNQVYTQSGIYQQSFKDINGCDSIVTLDLIINNNIFENIFDEACGKYIWNEREYTQSGIYQQTFNTQNGCDSVVILTLTIYQPQIYNIGKVACESYEWYGQTYTKTGIYPKMLTDQHGCDSLVMLHLTIRNNEIHFLYDTACVSYVWNGNVYNNSGIYTQILQDEYGCDSIVSLDLHINPMKAEQFWEEVCGSYTWNYQRYTESGTYRQTFKAQNGCDSIVTLHLTVNPVHDTFEQVHICGNYEWNGEIYTQSGLYIKEFKTQYGCDSIAVLNLFINPGEVYRQNVIDCYQYYWEGELYIQSGIYRKIYQDIYGCDSIRELNLDLRSTEYHMGALYGCGEVVWAGQTYTISDNYTKVFTDIYGCDSIVSLDIYVTPIDSVEITDVGCYVYNWNNVGYTEGGVYTQNLTSKLTGCDSIVTLTLSMNGTPEYSYESGQSCDEYYWDGDIYTQSGEYFKTYEKYNGCDSIVVMNITIHNSYDTHINDSICQGFEYNKHGFSINTEELIGTYTFEHVSSTQSYGCDSITTLNLTITHPETNTASYTHCGNYQWGNQLLEESGIYIQTFTNRFGCDSTVTLNFAILPAYEHTEIYESCGAIEIYGILYTQNGIYTRTFIAQNNCDSIITIELTIYPEIEFYYEDDFGCGQYDWNGIIYTENGVYSQSFKNEHDCDSIVIKTITIYPPEIIYTVENVTFCGEYEWNGIIYTETGLYEQILSNQHGCDSVVRKNLTIYPEYYLHETVQTCVPYFWQGQTYNQSGIYERHYYTQEYDCDSILILNLTISDYVYTPIEAIVCEGEIYNENGFEVSTEGLGGQTYTESQQFVSAYLCDSIVELFLQINPRELVIIQDKICQGEIYDNHGFYIDTENLVGLITEDQVYVNQYFCDSIIRLELQVNPGYSIMREIINCGFYEWNGNIYTESGTYQETFITQSNCDSTEIHNVTIVEEYEVDDLQEVCNEYYWEGDLYIQSGVYTKTLVATNNCDSIVHLVLTILDKHYKDTIAEACYSYTWGGQTYYTSGVYQQTFESQLTGCDSVVTNTITIHKKYMHYFDNVESCGAYYWADKIYTESGEQTEIFQSFYGCDSIVTKNIIIKPIPEINYINGANEIIIKEGNGAKICEYEVSPNNQNYTYEWTIISDGWYIVQNNSPRCTVYVLNTGEAVLKVKAFLNGCESDGREIIITSYYGIDEYEDNSEVKLYPNPVSNELTIELINLESEVKIEIYDNNGKKLHSENINVSDNIYRYKYSVQNLTNGIYMLVVHNKNKQFVRKYVVLK